One window of the Macrobrachium nipponense isolate FS-2020 chromosome 22, ASM1510439v2, whole genome shotgun sequence genome contains the following:
- the LOC135198240 gene encoding basic proline-rich protein-like yields MPARPSWDARRMPARPSRDPRRARPARPEMRGGRLPAPSRDLWRARPSSPEGNHGGQGPPSWDPWRAVADACQPVPGPVVDACPPIPDPCGQGPNRPSRDPWRTPTRPSQGPVADASPPVPGPAAGTARPSWDAWRTPACLSRTCGWPGLPIPGPVADASPPVTRTRGGPGPPSWDQWQTPAHPSWGPAGGPGPAIPGPGADACLTVPGPAVGPAHPSRDQWRTTARPSRDPTADPARPYRDQWRTPDYPSDPTAARPARPPGTSGGRLPAHPGALVWARPGPSLDQWRTPARPSWDPRGPVADACPPDPGPAAGPAVPGPVAEACPPLPGPAVARPANSRDPQWRTPWTARSGSAAGPRARPARLGRPGTSGRRLPARPRTRGRPGGPPFLEPVADA; encoded by the exons atgcctgcccgcccgtctTGGGACGCAAggcggatgcctgcccgcccgtcccgggacccgcggcgggcccggcccgcccgtcccgagatgcgtggcggacgcctgcccgccccttCTCGGGACCTATGGCGGGCCCGGCCCTCCAGTCCTGAGGGAAACCACGGCGGGCAAGGCCCCCCGTCCTGGGACCCATGGCGGGCCGTGGCGGATGcctgccagcccgtcccgggacccgtggtggacgcctgcccgcccatcccggacCCGTGCGGGCAAGGGCCTaaccgcccgtcccgggatccATGGCGGACGCctacccgcccgtcccagggaccCGTGGCGGAtgccagcccgcccgtcccgggacccgcggcaggcacggcccgcccatcctgggatgcatggcggacgcctgcctgccTGTCTCGGACCTGTGGCTGGCCcggcctgcccatcccgggaccagtggcggacgcctccCCGCCCGTCACaaggacccgcggcgggcccggcccgccgtcctgggaccagtggcagacgcctgcccacccgtcctgggGACCAGCTGGCGGGCCCGGCCCGGCCatcccgggaccaggggcggacgcctgcctgactgtcccgggacccgcggtgggcccggcccacccgtcccgggaccagtggcggacgactgcccgcccgtcccgggacccgacGGCGGACCCAGCTCGCCCGtaccgggaccagtggcggacgcctgacTACCCGTCCGACCCGACGGCGGCCCGGCCCGCCCGCcctcccgggaccagtggcgggcgcctgcccgcccatcccggggcCCTAGTGTGGGCCCGGCCAGGCCCGTCCctggaccagtggcggacgcctgcccgcccgtcctgggacccgcg gggaccagtggcggacgcctgcccgcccgacccaggacccgcggcgggcccggccgtcccgggaccagtggcggaagCCTGCCCACCCCTCCCGGGACCCGCAGTGGCCCGGCCCGCAAATTCCCGGGACCCCCAGTGGCGGACGCCGTGGACTGCCCGTTCGGGATCCGCGGCGGGCCCCCGGGCCCGGCCGGCCCGTCTtggccgtcccgggaccagtggcagacgcctgcccgcccgtcccaggacccgcggcAGGCCGGGCGGCCCGCCCTTCCTGgaaccagtggcggacgcctga